One segment of Pseudomonas pohangensis DNA contains the following:
- a CDS encoding AraC family transcriptional regulator yields MVMLIRSASLTGFAEVARSLGLDPLQQLREVDISPASLQQVDLKIPAMAVVRLLESAATATGAEDFGLRMARTRQPSNLGPLALLLREEPTLRKALEALQSYLSVHTDALSLSLEEANGVALIREVHASFGNLSARQVTELSLAVTHGFLKSLLGQTWLPLAIHFRHPAPRDESTHRRVFGVPLQFNSELDGIVCRSSDLDTPMPSADPVIARYVHHYLDSLKQQSRVALVDQVQQLIGLQLSGGRCSVERLAQQLGRDRRTLHRQLQLQGESYSSLLAKVRSEQALRLLHNQQRALGEIAGLLGFSSLSVFSYWFEQRFGCRPSVWRQQHRLT; encoded by the coding sequence ATGGTCATGTTGATCCGTAGCGCCAGTCTGACCGGCTTTGCCGAGGTGGCTCGCTCGCTGGGTCTCGACCCGTTACAGCAGTTGCGTGAGGTCGATATCAGTCCGGCCAGTTTGCAGCAGGTTGACCTGAAGATACCGGCGATGGCGGTGGTGCGGCTGCTGGAAAGCGCTGCAACGGCCACTGGCGCGGAGGATTTCGGCCTGCGCATGGCGCGCACCCGGCAGCCATCCAATCTCGGGCCGTTAGCCTTGTTGCTGCGTGAGGAGCCGACCCTGCGCAAGGCGCTGGAAGCATTGCAAAGCTACCTGTCCGTGCATACCGATGCGCTGTCGCTGAGCCTGGAGGAGGCAAACGGTGTGGCGCTGATCCGCGAGGTCCACGCCAGCTTCGGCAATCTGTCTGCGCGGCAGGTCACCGAGTTGTCACTGGCGGTTACCCATGGATTTCTCAAGAGCCTGCTGGGTCAGACCTGGTTGCCGCTGGCGATCCACTTCCGCCACCCGGCACCAAGGGACGAAAGCACCCATCGGCGGGTCTTCGGCGTACCACTGCAATTCAACAGCGAACTGGACGGTATTGTCTGCCGCAGCAGCGATCTGGATACGCCGATGCCAAGCGCCGACCCGGTTATCGCGCGTTATGTCCATCACTATCTGGACAGTCTCAAACAGCAATCCAGAGTGGCTCTGGTGGATCAGGTACAGCAGCTGATCGGCCTGCAGTTGTCCGGCGGGCGCTGCTCGGTGGAACGTCTGGCGCAGCAGCTGGGCCGCGACCGGCGTACCCTGCACCGGCAACTGCAGTTGCAGGGGGAGAGTTACTCGTCGCTGCTTGCCAAGGTACGCAGCGAGCAGGCGCTGCGCCTGCTGCACAATCAGCAACGCGCCCTTGGCGAGATTGCCGGGCTGCTGGGTTTCTCGTCGCTGAGTGTATTTTCCTACTGGTTTGAGCAGCGCTTCGGTTGTCGGCCGAGTGTCTGGCGCCAGCAGCACAGGCTAACCTGA
- the epd gene encoding erythrose-4-phosphate dehydrogenase, giving the protein MPDTHRPYRIALNGYGRIGRCVLRALHERGAGSAIEIVALNDLADQASIEYLTRFDSTHGRFPGEVKVAGDCLHINGDCVKVLRQSTPEAIDWAALDIDLLIECSGQYTTRAQAERFLHAGAPRVLLSQPMASAADVDATIVYGINQLQLSGRERLVSNASCTTNCGVPLLKVLNQAIGLEQVSITTLHSAMNDQPVIDAYHHEDLRRTRSAFQSMVPVSTGLARGIERLLPELHGRIQAKAIRVPTLNVSCLDITLQTARDTTAAEVNQLLRAASVSGALKGLLDYTELPHASCDFNHDAHSAIVDGSQTRVSGPRLVNLLAWFDNEWGFANRMLDVAEHFLAVSTKSV; this is encoded by the coding sequence ATGCCTGACACTCACCGCCCCTATCGCATTGCCCTCAACGGTTACGGCCGTATTGGCCGTTGTGTGTTGCGCGCGTTGCATGAGCGGGGCGCTGGCAGCGCGATCGAGATTGTTGCCCTGAACGACCTGGCCGATCAGGCCAGCATCGAATACCTGACCCGTTTCGACTCCACTCACGGGCGCTTCCCCGGCGAGGTGAAGGTCGCTGGTGACTGCCTGCATATCAACGGCGACTGCGTGAAGGTGCTGCGCCAGAGCACGCCGGAAGCGATCGACTGGGCGGCGCTGGATATCGATCTGCTGATCGAGTGTTCCGGCCAGTACACCACCCGTGCCCAGGCCGAACGCTTTCTGCATGCCGGCGCACCGCGGGTGCTGTTGTCGCAGCCGATGGCCAGCGCTGCGGATGTGGATGCCACCATCGTCTACGGCATCAACCAGCTGCAGTTGAGCGGCCGCGAGCGTCTGGTATCCAATGCCTCCTGTACCACCAACTGCGGCGTACCGTTGCTCAAGGTGCTGAACCAGGCAATTGGACTGGAGCAGGTTTCGATCACCACGCTGCACTCGGCGATGAATGACCAGCCGGTGATTGACGCCTATCACCACGAAGACTTGCGCCGCACGCGCTCGGCTTTTCAGTCGATGGTTCCGGTTTCAACCGGGCTGGCGCGGGGTATCGAACGGCTGCTGCCGGAACTGCACGGCCGCATCCAGGCCAAGGCCATTCGGGTGCCAACGCTGAATGTCTCCTGTCTGGATATCACCCTGCAGACTGCCCGCGACACCACGGCGGCGGAAGTCAATCAGCTGTTGCGCGCGGCCAGTGTGTCAGGCGCGCTGAAAGGCCTGCTGGACTACACCGAATTGCCCCATGCCAGTTGTGATTTCAACCACGATGCCCATTCGGCGATTGTCGATGGCAGCCAGACCCGCGTGTCCGGCCCGCGGCTGGTCAATCTGCTGGCCTGGTTCGACAATGAGTGGGGCTTTGCCAATCGCATGCTCGATGTCGCCGAACACTTTCTTGCTGTATCCACAAAATCTGTTTAA
- a CDS encoding phosphoglycerate kinase codes for MTVLKMTDLDLAGKRVLIREDLNVPVKDGVVKSDARILAALPTIRLALEKGAAVMVCSHLGRPVEGEFSAENSLAPVAAYLGKALGREVPLVTDYLGGVEVKAGELVLFENVRFNKGEKKNADELAQQYAALCDVFVMDAFGTAHRAEGSTHGVAKFAKVACAGPLLAAELEALGKALGNPAKPMAAIVAGSKVSTKLDVLNSLAQICDQLIVGGGIANTFLAAAGLPVGKSLYEADLLDTAKAIAARVSVPLPVDVVVAKAFAEDAQATVKLVADVAEDDMILDIGPQTALQFAELLKAARTILWNGPVGVFEFDQFGNGTKVLAEAIAASPAFSIAGGGDTLAAIDKYGVGAQISYISTGGGAFLEFVEGKVLPAVEVLETRAKG; via the coding sequence ATGACCGTTCTGAAAATGACCGACCTTGACCTTGCCGGCAAGCGCGTACTGATCCGTGAAGACCTCAACGTGCCGGTGAAAGACGGTGTGGTGAAGAGTGATGCACGCATCCTCGCTGCCCTGCCGACCATCAGACTGGCTCTGGAGAAAGGCGCTGCCGTGATGGTCTGCTCGCACCTGGGGCGTCCGGTCGAGGGTGAATTCAGTGCTGAAAACAGCCTGGCGCCGGTAGCCGCCTATCTGGGCAAAGCCCTGGGCCGTGAAGTGCCGCTGGTTACCGACTACCTCGGCGGTGTCGAGGTCAAGGCCGGCGAGCTGGTGCTGTTCGAGAACGTGCGCTTCAACAAGGGTGAAAAGAAGAACGCCGACGAACTGGCGCAACAATATGCGGCGCTGTGCGACGTGTTCGTCATGGATGCCTTTGGCACGGCACACCGCGCCGAAGGATCGACCCACGGCGTGGCCAAATTTGCCAAGGTCGCCTGCGCCGGCCCGTTGCTGGCTGCTGAGCTGGAGGCGCTGGGCAAGGCACTGGGTAATCCGGCCAAACCGATGGCAGCGATTGTTGCCGGCTCCAAGGTGTCGACCAAACTGGATGTGCTGAACTCGCTGGCACAGATCTGCGACCAGCTGATCGTCGGCGGCGGCATCGCCAATACCTTCCTGGCAGCGGCCGGCTTGCCGGTGGGCAAGTCGCTGTATGAGGCGGATCTGCTGGATACCGCCAAAGCCATTGCGGCCAGGGTCAGCGTGCCACTGCCGGTGGATGTGGTGGTGGCCAAGGCCTTCGCTGAGGATGCACAGGCCACGGTCAAGCTGGTAGCGGATGTTGCCGAAGACGACATGATTCTCGATATCGGTCCGCAAACGGCGCTGCAGTTTGCCGAGCTGCTCAAGGCGGCCAGAACCATCCTGTGGAACGGCCCGGTCGGGGTGTTCGAATTCGACCAGTTTGGCAACGGCACCAAGGTGCTGGCTGAAGCCATCGCGGCCAGTCCGGCATTCTCCATTGCCGGCGGTGGTGACACGCTGGCAGCTATCGACAAATATGGCGTAGGCGCGCAGATTTCCTATATCTCCACCGGTGGCGGTGCCTTCCTCGAGTTTGTTGAAGGCAAGGTGCTGCCGGCTGTGGAAGTGCTGGAAACACGGGCCAAAGGTTAA
- a CDS encoding alpha/beta hydrolase family protein: MATEHTGAPHPAAPAGMEKLQVLAADGVSNQLTLYPAGEDRAVIVLMPAMGVRADFYRPIAQSLAGAGWHTVTADLRGIGESGARAQAGARFGYREMLELDWPANLDAVRKRFPRLPVYLFGHSLGGQLNALYAGLHPERLDGLIFVSSGSVYFRGWHFPASLKILAMSQLLRGISEIVGYLPGKKIGFGGSEARGVMRDWAYLARTGRFRVAGSTVDYESAMQSFSKPLLAVSFSDDDFAPHASTRNLLQKLPAAAATHLQLQPADLGLHATGHYGWVKSHQALVERISAWLATQPTRQ; encoded by the coding sequence ATGGCCACAGAGCACACGGGCGCGCCTCATCCGGCAGCGCCAGCAGGTATGGAGAAGCTGCAGGTGCTTGCTGCCGACGGGGTCAGCAACCAACTGACGCTGTACCCAGCCGGCGAGGACCGGGCAGTCATCGTATTGATGCCCGCCATGGGTGTCCGCGCCGACTTCTATCGCCCGATCGCGCAAAGTCTGGCAGGTGCCGGCTGGCACACCGTCACGGCCGATTTGCGCGGTATCGGTGAAAGTGGGGCACGGGCACAGGCTGGCGCCCGTTTCGGCTATCGCGAAATGCTCGAACTCGACTGGCCCGCCAACCTCGACGCGGTCCGCAAGCGCTTTCCCCGACTACCGGTTTATCTGTTCGGACACAGCCTTGGCGGCCAGCTCAACGCTCTGTATGCCGGCCTGCACCCGGAGCGCCTCGACGGACTGATTTTTGTCTCCAGCGGCTCGGTGTATTTCCGCGGCTGGCACTTTCCGGCCTCGCTGAAAATTCTCGCGATGTCGCAGCTACTGCGCGGCATCAGCGAAATAGTCGGCTATCTGCCCGGCAAGAAAATCGGCTTTGGCGGCAGCGAAGCCCGCGGAGTGATGCGTGACTGGGCGTACCTGGCCCGGACCGGCCGCTTCAGGGTAGCCGGCAGCACAGTCGACTATGAGAGCGCCATGCAGTCCTTCAGCAAACCGCTGCTGGCGGTTTCCTTCAGTGACGATGACTTCGCCCCGCACGCCTCAACCCGCAACCTGCTGCAAAAACTGCCCGCCGCAGCGGCCACCCACCTCCAGCTTCAACCCGCTGATCTCGGTCTGCACGCGACAGGCCATTATGGCTGGGTAAAAAGTCATCAGGCGCTGGTCGAGCGCATCAGCGCCTGGCTGGCCACGCAGCCAACCCGCCAGTAA
- a CDS encoding MFS transporter, which translates to MPDCASSPCDDDPPVSRRYAWLVFFLTFGLMLSDYMSRQVINAVFPALKAEWALTDTQLGLLVSVVALTVGVMSFPVSLLADRWGRVKSATAMALLWGVATIACGLSGNFFMLFIARALVGLGEAGYGSAGGAILLGVFPRRLHATVTGAFLSAALFGSVLGVMFGGLIADSYGWRMAFILVGASGLVLAIVYPLLVREPAPAGRQAAARMPLKAVFHELLRARSALWTYLASGLQMFVQGSIIAWIPSYLNRYHAMDLSQAAMFAGGLVLMAGIGMTLGGALVDRLSTRHARNRLLVPMCYALGSSFLLLAALLLADGQLQLLLIGLGLLIGAGFAGPSGAVVSSVTNASLRASVLATLTLGNNILGLAPGPFITGLLADSFNLHLAMTLVPLIGLGAAAAYFAASRHYLQDLQLQQNSRPAH; encoded by the coding sequence ATGCCCGATTGCGCCAGCAGCCCATGCGACGATGACCCGCCCGTATCGCGCCGATACGCCTGGCTGGTGTTCTTCCTGACCTTTGGCCTGATGCTCTCGGACTATATGTCGCGCCAGGTGATCAATGCCGTGTTTCCGGCGCTCAAGGCTGAATGGGCGCTGACAGACACCCAGCTGGGGCTGCTGGTCAGCGTGGTGGCGCTCACCGTTGGCGTGATGAGCTTTCCCGTTTCGCTGCTGGCGGATCGCTGGGGCCGGGTCAAAAGTGCCACTGCCATGGCCTTGCTCTGGGGTGTGGCTACCATCGCCTGCGGGTTATCCGGCAACTTTTTCATGCTGTTTATCGCCCGCGCACTGGTCGGCCTAGGTGAAGCCGGCTATGGCAGCGCCGGTGGCGCCATTCTGCTTGGGGTGTTCCCGCGCCGGCTGCATGCCACGGTGACCGGCGCCTTTCTGTCCGCGGCACTGTTCGGCTCGGTGCTGGGGGTAATGTTCGGCGGTTTGATCGCCGACAGTTATGGCTGGCGCATGGCCTTCATCCTGGTCGGCGCGTCCGGGTTGGTGCTGGCCATTGTCTATCCGCTGCTGGTGCGCGAACCCGCACCTGCGGGCAGGCAGGCGGCAGCAAGAATGCCGCTCAAGGCAGTGTTTCATGAATTACTGCGTGCCCGCAGCGCGCTCTGGACTTACCTTGCATCGGGTTTGCAAATGTTCGTCCAGGGCTCGATCATTGCCTGGATACCCAGCTACCTGAACCGCTATCACGCCATGGACTTGAGTCAGGCCGCCATGTTTGCCGGGGGACTGGTGCTGATGGCCGGGATCGGCATGACTCTGGGTGGCGCACTGGTTGACCGGCTGAGTACCCGCCACGCGCGAAACAGGCTACTGGTCCCCATGTGCTATGCGTTGGGCTCAAGCTTCCTGTTGCTGGCTGCCCTGCTGCTGGCAGACGGGCAGTTACAACTGCTGCTGATTGGCCTCGGCCTGCTGATTGGCGCCGGCTTTGCCGGACCCTCCGGAGCGGTGGTGTCGAGTGTCACCAATGCCTCGCTTCGCGCCAGCGTACTGGCCACCCTGACGCTGGGCAACAACATCCTCGGCCTGGCGCCAGGCCCCTTTATCACCGGGCTGCTGGCCGACAGTTTCAATTTGCATCTGGCAATGACTCTGGTGCCCCTGATCGGCCTAGGAGCAGCTGCTGCCTATTTTGCTGCCAGCCGCCATTACCTGCAGGATCTGCAACTTCAGCAAAATTCCCGTCCGGCGCATTAA
- the tkt gene encoding transketolase yields the protein MPSRRERANAIRALSMDAVQKANSGHPGAPMGMADIAEVLWRDHLKHNPGNPQWADRDRFVLSNGHGSMLIYSLLHLTGYDLSIDDLQNFRQLHSKTPGHPEYGYTAGVETTTGPLGQGIANAVGFALAEKVLGAQFNRDGHNIVDHRTYTFLGDGCMMEGISHEVCSLAGTLGLGKLTAFYDDNGISIDGEVEGWFTDDTPARFEAYGWQVIRNVDGHDAAEIQTAIQTAQAETARPTLICCKTVIGFGSPGKQGKEECHGAPLGNDEIAATRAALGWNHGPFEIPAEIYAEWDAKAAGAAAEAEWNQRFAAYAKAHPQLAAELQRRMAGELPADFAEKSAAYVQDVASKGETIASRKASQNALNALGPLLPEFLGGSADLAGSNLTLWKGCKGVTAEDASGNYMYYGVREFGMCAIMNGVALHGGFVPYGATFLIFMEYARNAVRMAALMKQRVLYVFTHDSIGLGEDGPTHQPVEQLASLRSTPNLDTWRPADAVESAVAWKYAIERKDGPSALIFSRQNLPHQQRDARQLADVARGAYVLKDCAGEPELILIATGSEVGLAVQACDKLSEQGRKVRVVSMPSTSVFDQQDAGYKQEVLPLQVSARIAIEAAHADFWYKYVGLEGRIIGMTSFGESAPAPALFEEFGFTVENVLETAAELLDC from the coding sequence ATGCCCAGCCGTCGTGAACGCGCCAATGCCATTCGTGCCCTCAGTATGGATGCCGTGCAGAAAGCCAACAGCGGCCATCCCGGCGCCCCGATGGGCATGGCGGATATCGCCGAAGTGCTCTGGCGTGACCACCTCAAACACAATCCGGGTAACCCGCAATGGGCCGACCGCGACCGCTTCGTGCTGTCCAACGGCCACGGTTCGATGCTCATCTACTCCCTGCTGCACCTGACCGGCTATGACCTGTCGATCGACGATCTGCAGAATTTCCGTCAGTTGCACAGCAAGACGCCCGGACACCCGGAATACGGTTACACCGCGGGCGTTGAAACCACTACCGGTCCGCTGGGGCAGGGCATTGCCAATGCCGTGGGCTTCGCTCTGGCCGAGAAGGTCCTCGGCGCGCAGTTCAACCGCGATGGCCACAACATCGTCGACCATCGCACTTACACCTTCCTCGGTGACGGCTGCATGATGGAAGGCATCAGCCATGAAGTCTGCTCGCTGGCCGGTACCCTGGGCCTGGGCAAACTGACCGCCTTCTATGACGACAACGGCATCTCCATCGACGGTGAAGTCGAGGGCTGGTTTACCGATGACACCCCGGCGCGCTTCGAAGCCTATGGCTGGCAGGTGATCCGCAATGTCGACGGGCATGACGCTGCAGAAATCCAGACTGCTATTCAAACGGCTCAGGCTGAAACCGCGCGACCGACGCTGATCTGCTGCAAAACCGTGATCGGCTTTGGCTCGCCGGGCAAGCAGGGCAAGGAAGAGTGCCACGGTGCACCGCTGGGTAACGATGAAATTGCCGCCACCCGTGCAGCCTTGGGCTGGAATCATGGACCTTTCGAAATTCCGGCGGAGATCTACGCCGAGTGGGACGCCAAAGCGGCCGGTGCCGCGGCGGAAGCCGAGTGGAACCAGCGCTTTGCCGCCTATGCCAAGGCCCATCCGCAACTGGCTGCCGAGCTGCAGCGGCGCATGGCTGGAGAGTTGCCGGCCGATTTTGCCGAGAAGTCCGCGGCTTATGTGCAGGATGTCGCCAGCAAAGGCGAAACCATCGCCAGCCGCAAGGCCAGTCAGAATGCCCTGAACGCGCTCGGCCCGTTGTTGCCGGAGTTCCTCGGCGGATCGGCCGATCTGGCCGGTTCCAACCTGACCCTGTGGAAGGGTTGCAAGGGTGTGACGGCTGAGGATGCCAGCGGCAACTACATGTACTACGGCGTGCGCGAGTTCGGCATGTGCGCGATCATGAACGGTGTGGCGCTGCACGGTGGCTTCGTGCCCTATGGCGCGACCTTCCTGATCTTCATGGAGTACGCGCGCAACGCGGTGCGCATGGCGGCGCTGATGAAGCAGCGGGTGCTCTACGTGTTCACCCATGACTCCATCGGTCTGGGCGAAGACGGTCCGACCCACCAGCCGGTCGAACAGCTGGCCAGTTTGCGCAGCACACCGAATCTGGACACCTGGCGTCCGGCCGATGCCGTGGAATCCGCTGTGGCCTGGAAATACGCCATCGAGCGCAAGGACGGCCCGTCGGCGCTGATCTTCTCCCGGCAGAACCTGCCGCACCAGCAGCGCGATGCCCGGCAGCTGGCAGATGTCGCCCGTGGTGCCTACGTACTCAAGGACTGCGCCGGTGAACCGGAACTGATCCTGATCGCTACCGGTTCGGAAGTCGGTCTGGCCGTGCAGGCCTGTGACAAGCTCAGTGAGCAGGGTCGCAAGGTGCGTGTGGTGTCGATGCCGTCGACCAGCGTGTTCGACCAGCAGGATGCCGGTTACAAGCAGGAAGTACTGCCGCTGCAGGTCAGCGCGCGTATCGCTATCGAGGCCGCCCATGCGGACTTCTGGTACAAGTACGTGGGTCTGGAAGGGCGCATCATCGGCATGACCAGCTTCGGTGAGTCGGCTCCGGCCCCGGCGTTGTTCGAGGAGTTCGGCTTTACCGTCGAGAATGTCCTGGAAACTGCTGCCGAACTGCTGGATTGCTGA
- the fba gene encoding class II fructose-bisphosphate aldolase (catalyzes the reversible aldol condensation of dihydroxyacetonephosphate and glyceraldehyde 3-phosphate in the Calvin cycle, glycolysis, and/or gluconeogenesis) — protein sequence MALISLRQMLDHAAEFGYGVPAFNVNNLEQMRAIMEAADKTDSPVIVQASAGARKYAGAPFLRHLILAAIEEFPHIPVCMHQDHGTSPDVCQRSIQLGFSSVMMDGSLKADGKTPADYDYNVRVTQETVAFSHACGVSVEGELGCLGSLETGQAGEEDGVGAEGTLDHSQMLTDPEEAADFVKRTQVDALAIAIGTSHGAYKFTKPPTGDILAIDRIKAIHARIPNTHLVMHGSSSVPQEWLAIINQYGGDIKETYGVPVEEIVEGIKHGVRKVNIDTDLRLASTGAMRRMMAEQPSEFDPRKFFGKTVEAMRDICIARYEAFGTAGNASKIKPISLEGMFQRYASGELAAKVN from the coding sequence ATGGCACTTATCAGTCTGCGTCAGATGCTCGATCACGCCGCCGAATTCGGTTACGGCGTACCGGCCTTCAACGTCAACAACCTCGAGCAGATGCGCGCCATCATGGAGGCGGCGGACAAAACCGACTCGCCGGTGATCGTGCAGGCCTCGGCCGGGGCTCGGAAATACGCCGGTGCGCCGTTCCTGCGGCACCTGATTCTGGCGGCGATCGAAGAATTCCCGCATATCCCGGTGTGCATGCACCAGGATCACGGTACCAGCCCGGATGTCTGCCAGCGTTCGATCCAGCTGGGCTTCAGCTCGGTGATGATGGACGGCTCGCTGAAAGCCGATGGCAAGACCCCGGCCGACTATGACTACAACGTGCGCGTCACCCAGGAAACCGTGGCTTTCTCCCACGCCTGCGGCGTGTCGGTCGAAGGTGAGCTGGGTTGCCTGGGCAGTCTGGAAACCGGTCAGGCCGGTGAGGAAGACGGTGTTGGCGCCGAAGGCACGCTGGACCACAGCCAGATGCTCACCGACCCGGAAGAAGCGGCGGATTTCGTCAAGCGCACCCAGGTGGATGCCCTGGCCATCGCCATCGGCACCAGCCATGGCGCCTACAAGTTCACCAAACCACCGACCGGCGACATTCTGGCGATCGACCGGATCAAGGCGATCCACGCGCGCATCCCCAATACCCATCTGGTGATGCACGGCTCGTCGTCGGTGCCGCAGGAGTGGCTGGCGATCATCAACCAGTACGGCGGCGACATCAAGGAAACCTACGGTGTGCCGGTGGAAGAAATCGTCGAAGGCATCAAGCACGGTGTGCGCAAGGTCAACATCGACACCGACCTGCGTCTGGCTTCGACCGGCGCCATGCGCCGGATGATGGCCGAGCAGCCGAGCGAGTTTGATCCGCGCAAGTTCTTCGGCAAAACCGTGGAAGCCATGCGCGATATCTGTATCGCCCGCTACGAAGCCTTCGGCACCGCCGGCAATGCCTCGAAGATCAAGCCGATCTCCCTGGAAGGCATGTTCCAGCGTTACGCCAGTGGTGAGCTGGCTGCCAAGGTCAATTAA
- a CDS encoding YgjP-like metallopeptidase domain-containing protein has protein sequence MATALKYLRGYPANLLQQVSLLLEQGRLGDYLQQRYPEQHGVQSDKALYAYAMQIKQEYLRNAPGLDKVLYDSKLDVVKHALGLHTAVSRVQGGNLRAKKEIRIAAVFREAAPQFLNMIVVHELAHLREFEHNKTFYKLCEHMLPGYQQLEFDLRVWLTWRSSAQQ, from the coding sequence ATGGCCACAGCCCTGAAATACCTGCGCGGCTATCCCGCCAACCTGCTGCAGCAGGTCAGCCTGCTGCTGGAGCAGGGCCGGCTGGGCGATTACCTGCAGCAGCGTTACCCCGAGCAGCACGGGGTACAGAGTGACAAGGCGCTGTACGCCTATGCCATGCAGATCAAGCAGGAGTATCTGCGTAACGCGCCGGGGCTGGACAAGGTCCTGTATGACAGCAAGCTGGATGTAGTGAAACATGCCCTGGGCCTGCATACGGCTGTGTCACGGGTGCAGGGCGGCAACCTCAGGGCGAAGAAGGAAATCCGCATCGCCGCCGTGTTTCGCGAGGCGGCGCCACAGTTCCTCAACATGATCGTGGTGCATGAGCTGGCGCATTTGCGCGAATTCGAGCACAACAAGACATTCTACAAACTGTGCGAGCACATGCTGCCGGGCTACCAGCAGCTGGAGTTCGATTTGCGTGTATGGCTGACCTGGCGCTCAAGCGCGCAGCAGTGA
- the trmL gene encoding tRNA (uridine(34)/cytosine(34)/5-carboxymethylaminomethyluridine(34)-2'-O)-methyltransferase TrmL → MFHIVLFEPEIPPNTGNIIRLCANTGSQLHLIEPLGFELDDKRLRRAGLDYHEYAQLKRHRNLPDCLAEIGGQRLFAFTTKGSHCYAEVDYQAGDIFLFGPESRGLPVAIRESVPCEQRLRLPMRPECRSLNLSNAVAVVVYEAWRQHGFA, encoded by the coding sequence ATGTTCCATATCGTGCTGTTCGAACCGGAAATTCCGCCCAATACCGGCAACATCATTCGCCTGTGTGCCAACACCGGCAGCCAGCTGCACCTGATCGAGCCGCTGGGTTTCGAACTGGATGACAAGCGCCTGCGCCGTGCCGGGCTGGACTATCATGAATACGCGCAACTCAAGCGACACCGGAACCTGCCCGACTGCCTCGCGGAGATTGGTGGTCAGCGCCTGTTCGCCTTTACCACCAAAGGCAGCCACTGCTACGCCGAAGTCGATTACCAGGCGGGCGATATTTTCCTGTTCGGCCCCGAGAGCCGTGGACTGCCGGTAGCGATTCGCGAAAGCGTGCCCTGCGAGCAGCGCCTGCGCCTGCCGATGCGTCCCGAGTGTCGCAGCCTGAACCTGTCGAATGCGGTGGCCGTGGTGGTTTACGAAGCCTGGCGGCAGCACGGCTTCGCCTGA
- a CDS encoding TauD/TfdA dioxygenase family protein: MRNLSMQNITPTIGSVVNFDLASASSADMADIRRLLGERMVLAFPDQHLSREQHKALGKHFGTGVLHRHALALHSGSNDPDVVVVKADANSKYAVGESWHTDVSCDPNPIAVSMLYMKQVPENGGGDTLFASMYDALEGLSAPLRKMLEGLTARHNGALPWRDGYGIEPPKDQPYNVTVHPVILRHPETARPLLWVNGGFTQRIMEVSKHESDHLLDMLLNHIEREPKYQCRIRWQNNMLVMWDNLATQHIASWDYFPQTRIAERVSVVGPELAAFQS; this comes from the coding sequence ATGCGCAACTTGTCCATGCAGAACATCACCCCAACCATTGGCAGCGTGGTCAACTTCGATCTGGCCAGCGCCAGCAGCGCGGACATGGCAGATATACGCCGCCTGCTTGGCGAACGCATGGTACTGGCCTTCCCCGATCAGCACCTGAGCCGCGAACAACACAAAGCGCTGGGCAAGCATTTCGGCACCGGCGTGCTGCACCGCCACGCCCTGGCGCTGCACTCGGGCAGCAATGACCCCGACGTCGTGGTGGTCAAAGCTGACGCCAACTCCAAATACGCGGTCGGCGAATCCTGGCACACCGATGTCAGCTGTGACCCCAACCCGATTGCCGTATCCATGCTGTACATGAAGCAGGTCCCGGAAAACGGTGGCGGCGACACCCTGTTCGCCAGCATGTATGACGCCCTCGAAGGCCTCTCCGCGCCGCTGCGCAAGATGCTTGAAGGGCTGACCGCGCGGCACAACGGCGCCCTGCCGTGGCGTGACGGCTACGGCATCGAACCACCGAAAGACCAGCCCTACAATGTCACTGTGCATCCGGTGATCTTGCGCCACCCGGAAACCGCACGCCCCCTGCTTTGGGTAAACGGCGGCTTCACCCAGCGCATCATGGAAGTATCCAAACACGAGAGCGACCACCTGCTGGACATGCTGCTCAATCACATCGAACGCGAGCCGAAATACCAGTGCCGGATCCGCTGGCAGAACAACATGCTGGTGATGTGGGATAACCTCGCTACCCAGCACATCGCCAGCTGGGATTACTTTCCACAAACCCGTATTGCCGAACGCGTCTCGGTGGTCGGTCCCGAACTGGCAGCATTCCAGAGCTGA